From the genome of Cognaticolwellia beringensis, one region includes:
- a CDS encoding CaiB/BaiF CoA transferase family protein — MTSALGNIKVVDLSRILAGPWASQMLADMGAEVIKVERPKKGDDTRFWGPPFIKEANEEQPPQAAYFHCVNRNKQSIAIDITQQQGQQVIKDLIAQADVLIENYKVGGLTKYGLDYESVKAINPRLVYCSITGFGQSGPSAHKAGYDAMIQGEGGLMSLTGEPDGMPMKVGVALVDVMTGLYSCNAILAALMARHQTNAGQHIDIALLDVQVATLANQGMNYLATGKNPQRLGNGHPNIVPYQTFATQDGSIILAIGNDSQFVKFCQVAHCGELAQNALFATNAQRVINRDKLIPIIANKLASYSTLWWIEQLESVAVPCGPVNTLEQVFDHPQIKHREMVRQVSNQQGELINTIASPINLSATPLQYNSASPDLGQHSHQVLSSLLKYSEDNIKKLFSNGTVS; from the coding sequence ATGACTAGCGCATTGGGGAACATAAAAGTTGTCGATTTAAGCCGCATTTTAGCGGGGCCTTGGGCTTCGCAAATGTTAGCTGACATGGGCGCAGAAGTGATAAAAGTGGAGCGTCCTAAAAAAGGTGATGATACTCGCTTTTGGGGCCCTCCTTTTATCAAAGAAGCGAATGAAGAACAGCCGCCACAGGCCGCATATTTTCACTGTGTAAATCGTAATAAACAATCTATCGCGATTGATATTACTCAGCAGCAAGGTCAACAAGTGATTAAAGATTTAATTGCTCAGGCAGATGTGCTCATTGAAAATTATAAAGTCGGTGGACTGACTAAGTACGGGCTAGATTATGAAAGCGTAAAAGCGATTAATCCCCGCTTAGTATATTGCTCTATTACTGGCTTTGGACAAAGTGGACCCAGCGCACATAAAGCCGGTTACGATGCCATGATCCAAGGTGAAGGTGGCTTGATGAGCTTAACGGGTGAGCCTGATGGCATGCCAATGAAAGTCGGCGTTGCCTTGGTTGATGTTATGACAGGTTTGTACAGTTGCAATGCAATTTTGGCTGCACTCATGGCTCGTCATCAAACAAATGCAGGTCAACATATCGATATTGCCCTGCTAGATGTGCAAGTAGCGACATTAGCCAACCAAGGTATGAACTATTTGGCAACAGGTAAAAATCCACAAAGACTAGGTAACGGACACCCGAATATTGTGCCTTATCAAACTTTTGCGACGCAAGATGGTAGCATCATTTTAGCCATTGGCAATGACAGTCAATTTGTTAAATTTTGTCAGGTTGCTCATTGTGGGGAACTTGCGCAAAACGCGTTATTTGCCACCAATGCTCAACGCGTTATTAACCGAGATAAGCTCATTCCAATTATTGCGAACAAACTTGCTTCATATTCAACGCTTTGGTGGATTGAACAACTTGAGTCTGTTGCAGTACCTTGTGGCCCAGTTAATACCTTAGAACAGGTTTTTGACCACCCGCAAATTAAGCACCGCGAAATGGTTAGGCAAGTGAGCAATCAACAAGGTGAGCTTATTAACACCATAGCATCACCCATAAACCTTTCAGCGACACCATTACAATATAACAGTGCTTCACCTGACTTAGGCCAACATAGTCATCAGGTTTTATCATCGCTGCTTAAATACAGTGAAGATAACATTAAAAAACTTTTTTCTAACGGGACTGTTAGCTAA
- a CDS encoding acyl-CoA dehydrogenase, with translation MNTKLTPFNWQDPMFLDSQLTEEERMIRDSAHDYCQEKLLPRVLEANRHEHFDREIMRELGQLGLLGATLPAKYGGSEVNYVSYGLIAREVERVDSGYRSAMSVQSSLVMHPIYAYGTEEQRMKYLPKLASGEWVGCFGLTEPNSGSDPASMTTHAKKVDGGYRLTGNKMWITNSPIADVFVVWAKLDRKIRGFVLEKGMEGLSAPKIEGKFSLRASITGEIVMDNVFVPAENMFPEITGLAGPFGCLNKARYGIAWGSLGAAEFCFNSARNYTLDRQQFGRPLASNQLIQKKLADMQTEISLGLQGCLQMGRLMDADQCPVELISLLKRNNCGKSLDIARVARDMHGGNGISDEFGVIRHMMNLEAVNTYEGTHDVHALILGRAITGYQAFC, from the coding sequence ATGAACACAAAATTGACCCCTTTTAATTGGCAAGACCCGATGTTTCTTGATAGTCAACTGACCGAAGAAGAACGAATGATCCGTGACTCTGCTCATGATTATTGCCAAGAAAAGTTACTGCCACGTGTGCTTGAAGCCAATAGACATGAACATTTTGATCGTGAAATCATGCGTGAATTAGGTCAATTAGGTTTGTTGGGTGCTACTTTGCCGGCTAAATATGGCGGCAGTGAAGTCAATTATGTCAGTTATGGTTTAATTGCGCGTGAAGTAGAGCGTGTTGACAGTGGTTATCGCAGCGCAATGAGTGTGCAATCTTCACTCGTAATGCATCCAATATATGCTTACGGCACGGAAGAACAACGCATGAAGTATTTACCTAAACTTGCTTCGGGTGAATGGGTGGGTTGTTTTGGTTTGACTGAGCCTAACTCGGGTAGTGATCCTGCCTCAATGACCACACATGCCAAGAAAGTTGACGGTGGTTATCGTTTAACCGGTAATAAAATGTGGATCACAAATTCTCCTATTGCCGATGTTTTTGTCGTGTGGGCAAAGCTCGATCGTAAAATTCGTGGCTTCGTGTTGGAAAAAGGTATGGAAGGTTTGTCTGCCCCCAAAATTGAAGGTAAATTTTCATTACGTGCTTCAATAACAGGCGAAATTGTGATGGATAACGTTTTTGTACCGGCTGAAAATATGTTCCCAGAAATTACCGGCTTAGCAGGACCTTTTGGTTGTTTAAATAAAGCACGTTACGGTATTGCTTGGGGCTCATTAGGCGCGGCAGAATTTTGCTTTAACTCAGCAAGAAACTATACCTTAGACCGTCAGCAATTTGGTCGTCCTTTGGCTTCAAATCAGCTTATTCAAAAGAAACTGGCTGATATGCAAACTGAGATATCCCTTGGTTTACAGGGGTGCTTGCAAATGGGTCGCTTAATGGATGCAGATCAATGTCCGGTTGAATTAATCTCCTTATTAAAACGTAATAATTGTGGCAAGTCTCTTGATATTGCTCGCGTTGCGCGTGATATGCATGGTGGCAATGGTATTAGTGATGAATTTGGTGTAATTCGCCATATGATGAATCTTGAAGCGGTTAATACCTATGAAGGTACACACGATGTGCACGCGCTAATATTGGGTCGTGCTATCACAGGTTATCAGGCTTTCTGCTAA
- a CDS encoding LysR family transcriptional regulator encodes MNLKRLEYFCQLAAIGNFTRAALKIGIAQPALTISIQKLEQEVGLKLINRAEKNALLTAEGEVLNKRAIQLLSQVKQVELELEDLKNLGQGTIRFGVSAMMGSYYFPKVLTEFKQKHPKIKIQLVDQGTAALEKMLLNGELDLALIRGDLENQQLRYTELINEEVVAGMASTHELATERTISLAQFCQQPLVLFHEGYFLREVVSQYSKKHHVDLDIRMETNLIELQKSLVRNEVGITTCLSRILQNDQKMTSIAFEPKIEFKLSLAWKKSHSLSNASKAFMTYLSSTPEPLT; translated from the coding sequence ATGAATTTAAAACGTCTAGAATATTTCTGTCAATTGGCCGCAATAGGCAACTTTACAAGAGCAGCACTTAAAATTGGTATTGCTCAGCCAGCCTTGACTATTTCGATTCAAAAGCTCGAACAAGAAGTTGGCTTAAAACTGATCAACCGCGCAGAAAAAAATGCGTTATTAACTGCCGAAGGCGAAGTATTGAATAAACGGGCAATTCAACTATTAAGCCAAGTAAAACAAGTGGAATTAGAGCTAGAAGATCTAAAAAATCTCGGGCAAGGCACCATTCGTTTTGGTGTTTCCGCTATGATGGGCTCTTATTATTTTCCAAAAGTATTGACCGAGTTTAAGCAAAAGCACCCAAAAATAAAAATACAATTAGTCGACCAAGGTACTGCAGCGCTTGAAAAGATGTTGCTCAATGGTGAGCTGGATTTAGCCTTAATACGCGGTGACTTAGAGAATCAACAGCTGCGATATACTGAACTTATTAATGAAGAAGTCGTGGCCGGTATGGCAAGTACGCACGAGCTTGCTACAGAGCGAACCATCTCACTTGCACAATTTTGTCAGCAGCCACTCGTACTATTCCATGAAGGGTATTTTTTACGTGAAGTGGTTAGTCAATATTCAAAAAAACATCATGTAGACTTAGACATACGTATGGAAACGAACCTTATTGAGCTGCAAAAGTCATTGGTGCGCAATGAAGTAGGTATAACCACTTGTTTATCGCGTATTTTACAAAATGATCAGAAGATGACATCGATAGCTTTTGAGCCAAAAATAGAATTTAAATTGAGTTTAGCATGGAAAAAAAGTCACTCGCTTTCTAACGCCAGTAAAGCCTTCATGACTTATTTAAGCTCAACACCTGAACCGTTAACCTAA
- a CDS encoding VOC family protein encodes MKFLHTMVRIKDLDKSLDFYITHLGLIETKRVDVPEGKFSLIFLATEPGAPEIELTHNWGSEEEYTVGRNFGHLAFEVDDIYALCEKLMAAGITINRPPRCGHMAFVKSPDNVSIELLQKGERLAPQEPWLSMENSGSW; translated from the coding sequence ATGAAATTTTTACACACAATGGTTCGTATTAAAGACCTAGATAAATCATTAGATTTCTATATAACCCATTTAGGCTTAATAGAAACTAAGCGAGTAGATGTGCCGGAAGGTAAATTTAGCTTAATTTTCTTAGCGACTGAGCCTGGCGCTCCTGAAATAGAACTTACCCACAATTGGGGTTCAGAAGAAGAGTACACCGTCGGCAGAAATTTTGGCCACTTAGCTTTTGAAGTTGACGATATTTATGCTTTGTGTGAAAAGTTAATGGCTGCAGGTATTACCATTAATAGACCTCCACGTTGTGGTCATATGGCATTTGTAAAATCACCAGATAATGTTTCTATTGAGTTACTGCAAAAAGGTGAACGTTTAGCACCACAAGAACCTTGGTTAAGTATGGAAAATTCAGGTAGCTGGTAA
- the nth gene encoding endonuclease III, whose amino-acid sequence MNKEKRIEMLSRLRDNDPNPTTELNFSSPFELLIAVLLSAQATDVSVNKATDKLYPIANTPQALLDLGLDGLKSYIKTIGLFNTKAVNTLKTCQMLIDLHGGEVPQNRAALEALPGVGRKTANVVLNTAFGWLKDNEGKYFIAVDTHIQRVANRTGYAKGKTVEETEQNIVKHTPRKTEFFFNLHHWLILHGRYTCIARKPRCGSCIIEDLCDFKDKTED is encoded by the coding sequence ATGAATAAAGAAAAACGAATAGAGATGCTATCTCGATTAAGGGACAACGATCCAAATCCGACTACCGAGCTTAATTTTTCAAGTCCATTTGAGTTATTAATCGCTGTTTTATTATCGGCTCAAGCGACTGATGTAAGCGTTAATAAAGCCACGGATAAACTATACCCGATAGCCAATACACCACAAGCACTACTTGACCTTGGTCTAGATGGCTTAAAATCGTATATTAAAACCATTGGTTTATTTAATACCAAGGCGGTAAATACGCTTAAAACCTGCCAAATGTTAATTGATTTACATGGCGGTGAAGTACCACAAAACCGAGCGGCACTTGAAGCCCTACCCGGTGTGGGCAGAAAAACCGCTAATGTAGTATTAAATACCGCGTTTGGCTGGCTAAAAGATAATGAAGGTAAATACTTTATAGCCGTGGATACACATATCCAGCGAGTCGCTAACCGCACAGGTTACGCTAAAGGTAAAACAGTAGAAGAAACTGAACAGAATATTGTCAAACACACACCAAGAAAAACAGAGTTCTTTTTTAATTTACATCATTGGTTAATTCTACATGGCCGATACACCTGTATTGCTAGAAAGCCCCGCTGCGGATCATGTATTATCGAAGATTTATGCGACTTTAAAGATAAAACTGAAGACTAA
- a CDS encoding electron transport complex subunit E, translating to MKLNPEYKELAWQGLWKNNPGLVQLLGLCPLLAVTSTVVNALGLGIATLFVLICSNATVSAIRQWVPKEIRIPIFVLIIATFVTCVQLLMNAFTYDLYQSLGIFLPLIVTNCAIIGRAEAYASKNPIKLASFDGLMMGLGFLAVLMVLGAIREVLGQGTLFDGANLLLGPWATGLRLEIYQLDSQFLLAILPPGAFIAMGFLIAGKNLIDNKIALAKPKKLEKAIERVRVNFES from the coding sequence ATGAAATTAAATCCCGAATATAAAGAGCTGGCTTGGCAAGGCTTATGGAAAAATAATCCTGGCTTAGTACAATTGCTTGGTCTTTGTCCATTACTGGCCGTAACCTCGACTGTTGTTAACGCATTAGGCTTAGGCATTGCCACACTGTTTGTGCTTATTTGCTCAAACGCAACGGTGTCAGCGATCAGACAATGGGTTCCAAAAGAAATTCGTATTCCAATTTTTGTTCTTATCATCGCTACTTTTGTTACCTGTGTGCAACTGCTAATGAATGCATTCACTTATGATTTATATCAGTCGCTAGGTATTTTTCTGCCACTTATTGTCACTAACTGTGCCATTATTGGTCGTGCAGAAGCTTATGCGTCTAAAAATCCTATTAAGCTAGCTAGCTTTGATGGTTTGATGATGGGACTTGGTTTTTTAGCTGTTTTAATGGTACTAGGTGCAATACGTGAGGTCTTAGGGCAAGGCACGTTATTCGATGGCGCAAACTTACTCCTAGGGCCATGGGCAACAGGTCTAAGGTTGGAAATATACCAACTTGATAGTCAGTTTTTATTAGCAATATTGCCGCCAGGTGCTTTTATTGCCATGGGGTTTTTAATCGCAGGAAAAAACCTGATCGACAATAAAATAGCCCTAGCTAAACCGAAAAAACTAGAAAAAGCCATTGAACGTGTACGGGTAAACTTTGAAAGTTAA
- the rsxG gene encoding electron transport complex subunit RsxG yields the protein MSELMPAISKNSIILGIFAIVCTAAVALVQLLTEDRIEFQAQQQLIQQLNEVIQPSSHDNKMFLDCILAPIDNNSDLLIDVIYRARLNNVPTAAAIKTVAPDGYNGNIELLIALNTDGSVSGVRTLLHKETPGLGDKIELRKSDWIDTFAGKKLLGNNDNRWAVIKDGGMFDQFTGATITPRAVVNTVRKTIDYFQANQAVIFNAASNCGAEL from the coding sequence ATGTCTGAGTTAATGCCTGCCATTAGTAAAAACTCAATAATATTAGGTATATTTGCTATTGTTTGTACTGCGGCGGTTGCTTTAGTACAACTGCTCACAGAAGATCGTATTGAATTTCAAGCTCAACAACAATTAATTCAACAGTTAAATGAAGTTATTCAACCCAGCAGCCATGATAATAAAATGTTTCTTGACTGTATTTTAGCGCCAATTGACAATAATTCTGACTTACTAATCGATGTTATTTATCGCGCTCGCCTCAATAATGTGCCGACCGCAGCAGCAATTAAAACAGTTGCTCCAGACGGTTATAATGGCAACATCGAGTTATTAATCGCCTTAAATACTGATGGCAGTGTTAGTGGCGTAAGAACATTGCTACATAAGGAAACGCCAGGTTTAGGTGATAAAATCGAGTTAAGAAAAAGTGATTGGATCGACACATTCGCGGGTAAAAAACTGCTAGGAAATAATGACAATCGCTGGGCGGTTATTAAAGACGGAGGTATGTTCGATCAGTTTACGGGAGCCACCATCACCCCTAGAGCTGTCGTAAATACGGTTAGAAAAACAATCGATTACTTTCAAGCTAATCAAGCAGTTATTTTTAATGCCGCTAGCAATTGTGGAGCTGAACTATGA
- the rsxD gene encoding electron transport complex subunit RsxD yields the protein MAFWIASSPHNHQQSETSALMRLVIYAAIPGIFAQWYFFGWGNLIHILLAVITAIVAEFTVLSLRDKKITTQLFDGSAILTAVLLGISLPALAPWWITIIGSLFAIVVVKQLYGGLGHNPFNPAMAAYVMLLISFPVQMTQWQPPLSLLAMDIQFNDTLAVIFSGYTPQGYSVEQIRTHIDGFTMATPLDTVKTNITLGLTVVESMNDPVIGKHFGIGWEWINAGFLLGGLFLLSKKAIHWTTPVSFLASLFVCSFIGFIISPDSSASTMFHWFTGATMLGAFFILTDPVSGATSVKGRLVFGALAGLLVYLIRKFGGYPDAIAFAVLLCNMAAPLIDQYTRPRTYGHNLGVKK from the coding sequence ATGGCATTTTGGATAGCAAGTTCTCCGCATAATCATCAACAAAGTGAAACATCGGCCCTGATGAGGCTGGTAATTTATGCCGCAATTCCAGGCATATTTGCTCAATGGTATTTCTTTGGTTGGGGTAACTTAATTCATATTTTATTAGCCGTAATTACCGCCATTGTTGCTGAATTTACGGTGTTATCACTACGAGATAAAAAAATAACAACTCAGTTATTTGACGGAAGTGCCATATTAACCGCTGTTTTATTAGGTATAAGTTTACCTGCTTTAGCGCCTTGGTGGATTACTATTATCGGGAGTTTATTTGCTATTGTAGTGGTTAAACAGCTTTATGGTGGTTTAGGCCACAACCCGTTTAACCCTGCTATGGCAGCTTATGTCATGTTGTTGATATCATTTCCTGTCCAAATGACGCAGTGGCAACCACCATTATCATTACTGGCGATGGATATACAATTTAATGACACACTCGCGGTTATTTTCTCCGGTTATACGCCTCAAGGCTATTCTGTTGAACAAATTCGCACGCACATTGATGGCTTTACCATGGCAACCCCGCTCGATACCGTAAAAACTAACATTACGCTTGGCCTAACAGTAGTTGAAAGTATGAACGACCCCGTTATAGGAAAGCACTTTGGTATCGGCTGGGAATGGATAAATGCGGGTTTTTTACTTGGTGGACTATTTTTACTGAGTAAAAAAGCGATTCACTGGACAACTCCTGTAAGCTTTTTAGCAAGCTTGTTTGTTTGTAGCTTTATTGGCTTCATTATTAGTCCTGACAGTAGTGCTTCAACCATGTTTCACTGGTTTACTGGTGCAACTATGTTAGGCGCTTTTTTCATCCTAACTGACCCAGTTTCTGGAGCAACAAGTGTTAAAGGTCGATTAGTCTTTGGTGCACTTGCTGGCTTATTGGTTTATTTGATCAGAAAGTTTGGCGGTTATCCTGATGCCATCGCTTTTGCCGTTTTACTTTGTAATATGGCTGCACCATTAATTGACCAATATACTCGCCCACGCACTTACGGACATAATTTAGGAGTGAAGAAATAA
- the rsxC gene encoding electron transport complex subunit RsxC — translation MESVIERIQRGNFWQFHGGIHPPEQKFLTCNKPIASAQIPEQLIIPIRQHIGQAGDLIIKVGDKVLKGQALSASDTPMSLPVHAPTSGTITAIKSMAIPHPSGLSETCIILTPDGQDTWKQRHICPDFQLLSKAQILEKIANAGISGMGGAGFPTQVKVSTLAKIDYLIINAAECEPYITADDLLIQEHSPTILDGIKIVDHLLTPKHILIGIEDNKPKAIEALQKATADIENIKVCVIPTKYPSGGEKQLIQILTGQEVPSGVLPSSLGIVMQNVATCFAIADAVINDTPLIKRVVTVSGQALEKPQNIWALIGTPVGFLTNQCGYQNSEKRHLIMGGPMMGFSLPHDQVPVIKSTNCILAPSEIEIASPFSSTSSKEVECIRCGQCADVCPAQLLPQELQWSAKAKDQPQLTKLNLFDCIECGACAYVCPSQIPLVHYYRVAKAEIRQQKLLDIKAEKAKVRFEARKLRLEREKIARAEKHKIAAEARKARMNSGTTAAKSEKSAVADALARVKAKKAQASLSTNTAANTADNPMDTSAASTVTAAQNDNSKSQVANAIARAKAKKLVQKNQAKIDSLDTLQDNESPSSTSLAQAAPVVIDKKAKVAAAIAKAKAKKRKAEAASSNENIPAEPTVEASQILKPDVIANESTTEENDNEAGNKKAKVAAAIAKAKLKVKAKADADAILNTEPVLENAEKTPNKTEITATEIINIDHLSENEDNGEPLTVNAIDSSNVDRKAKIAAAVAKAKAKKLAVKSQQTSDIPLSTISESKESEDKRVLATQAASAANKKARIAAAVAKAKAKKLAASSDKSSTSE, via the coding sequence GTGGAATCGGTAATTGAACGTATACAACGAGGAAATTTCTGGCAGTTTCATGGCGGCATACATCCGCCTGAGCAAAAGTTTCTCACCTGTAACAAACCTATTGCAAGTGCGCAGATACCAGAACAATTAATCATCCCTATTCGCCAACATATTGGTCAAGCCGGTGATTTAATTATCAAGGTTGGCGACAAAGTGCTTAAAGGGCAAGCATTAAGTGCCAGTGACACTCCAATGTCTTTGCCGGTACATGCACCGACTAGTGGCACCATTACGGCAATTAAGTCGATGGCAATCCCCCATCCTTCAGGCTTAAGCGAAACTTGTATAATACTCACTCCTGACGGCCAGGACACTTGGAAACAACGACATATTTGTCCTGACTTTCAGTTATTAAGCAAAGCACAAATCTTAGAAAAAATAGCGAATGCAGGTATTTCAGGTATGGGCGGCGCAGGCTTTCCTACGCAAGTAAAAGTCAGCACTTTAGCTAAAATTGACTATCTCATCATTAATGCTGCTGAGTGCGAACCCTATATCACCGCTGATGACTTATTGATCCAAGAGCATAGCCCAACTATTTTAGATGGTATTAAAATTGTCGACCATTTATTAACGCCGAAACATATTCTTATTGGTATTGAAGATAACAAACCCAAAGCCATTGAGGCCTTACAAAAAGCCACAGCAGATATCGAGAATATAAAAGTTTGTGTTATACCGACAAAATACCCGAGTGGTGGCGAAAAGCAACTTATTCAAATATTAACAGGTCAAGAAGTACCGTCGGGCGTATTACCAAGTTCTTTAGGGATAGTAATGCAAAACGTTGCTACTTGCTTTGCTATTGCTGACGCTGTTATTAACGATACACCATTAATAAAACGTGTTGTTACTGTTAGCGGGCAAGCGCTCGAAAAACCACAAAATATATGGGCACTTATTGGCACACCCGTTGGATTTCTAACCAACCAATGTGGCTATCAAAACAGCGAAAAACGACACTTAATTATGGGTGGCCCTATGATGGGCTTTAGTTTACCGCATGATCAAGTGCCAGTGATAAAAAGCACTAACTGTATCTTAGCACCCAGTGAAATTGAAATAGCTTCACCTTTTTCCTCTACCAGCAGTAAAGAGGTAGAATGTATTCGTTGTGGCCAATGTGCCGATGTATGCCCTGCACAGTTATTACCACAAGAATTGCAATGGAGTGCGAAAGCAAAAGATCAGCCACAGCTAACGAAACTGAACTTATTTGATTGTATTGAATGTGGCGCGTGTGCTTATGTATGTCCAAGTCAAATTCCGTTAGTGCATTATTATCGAGTTGCGAAAGCTGAAATTCGTCAACAAAAGTTACTCGACATTAAAGCCGAAAAAGCCAAAGTAAGATTTGAAGCACGTAAACTAAGGCTTGAGCGAGAAAAAATTGCCCGTGCAGAGAAACATAAAATTGCCGCTGAAGCTCGCAAAGCCAGAATGAATTCAGGCACCACAGCAGCAAAATCAGAAAAGTCTGCAGTGGCTGACGCATTAGCTCGCGTAAAAGCCAAAAAAGCCCAAGCGAGCTTATCAACCAATACTGCTGCCAATACTGCAGATAATCCTATGGATACAAGCGCCGCATCGACAGTGACCGCAGCACAAAATGATAACAGTAAAAGCCAGGTCGCTAATGCTATAGCAAGAGCAAAAGCGAAAAAATTAGTACAGAAAAACCAAGCAAAAATAGATTCGTTAGATACTCTACAAGACAATGAGTCGCCTAGCTCAACGTCATTAGCGCAAGCTGCGCCCGTTGTTATAGATAAAAAAGCTAAAGTTGCTGCCGCTATTGCTAAAGCTAAGGCAAAAAAACGCAAAGCTGAAGCAGCATCAAGCAATGAAAATATTCCAGCTGAACCTACCGTGGAAGCAAGTCAGATATTAAAACCTGATGTAATTGCCAATGAGTCGACTACCGAGGAAAATGACAACGAAGCAGGAAATAAAAAAGCTAAAGTTGCCGCCGCTATTGCCAAAGCTAAGTTAAAGGTAAAAGCAAAAGCAGACGCAGACGCAATTTTAAACACTGAACCAGTGCTTGAAAATGCAGAAAAAACGCCAAATAAAACAGAAATAACAGCAACAGAAATTATAAATATCGACCATTTGAGCGAAAATGAAGACAACGGTGAACCCCTGACGGTTAATGCCATTGACAGTTCAAACGTAGATAGAAAAGCTAAGATAGCTGCTGCAGTAGCTAAAGCGAAAGCAAAGAAATTGGCTGTAAAGTCTCAGCAGACATCTGATATACCATTAAGCACGATATCAGAATCGAAAGAAAGTGAAGATAAACGTGTACTAGCAACACAAGCTGCAAGTGCTGCAAATAAAAAAGCGCGAATTGCAGCCGCAGTCGCTAAAGCGAAAGCCAAAAAACTGGCTGCTTCATCCGATAAATCATCAACTTCAGAGTAA
- the rsxB gene encoding electron transport complex subunit RsxB has protein sequence MSTLIAILVVGVIAALFGALLGFASVQFKVIGDPLAEQLDALLPQTQCGQCGYPGCKPYAEAVANGEAINKCAPGGEDTIKKIADLMGVEVQPLDENHETDNSPKVAFIIEEDCIGCTKCIQACPVDAIIGTTKQMHTIIADECTGCDLCVAPCPVDCIEMIPVATTTQNWQWDLNSIPVVQID, from the coding sequence ATGAGCACACTCATCGCAATATTAGTCGTCGGTGTTATTGCCGCATTGTTTGGCGCCTTATTAGGTTTCGCCTCTGTACAGTTTAAAGTTATTGGTGATCCTCTTGCTGAGCAATTAGACGCGCTTCTCCCACAAACACAATGTGGTCAATGTGGTTACCCTGGATGTAAACCTTATGCAGAAGCAGTCGCTAATGGGGAAGCTATAAATAAGTGCGCCCCTGGCGGTGAAGATACCATAAAAAAAATAGCAGATTTAATGGGAGTTGAAGTTCAGCCTTTAGATGAGAATCACGAAACAGATAATTCACCTAAAGTAGCTTTTATTATTGAAGAAGATTGCATTGGTTGTACCAAGTGTATTCAGGCTTGTCCTGTTGACGCCATCATCGGCACAACCAAACAAATGCATACAATAATTGCGGACGAATGTACTGGTTGCGACCTATGTGTTGCCCCATGCCCAGTAGATTGTATAGAAATGATCCCAGTTGCCACAACAACACAAAACTGGCAATGGGATCTAAATAGTATTCCTGTAGTACAGATAGATTAA
- the rsxA gene encoding electron transport complex subunit RsxA, producing the protein MTDYLLLLVGTVLVNNFVLVKFLGLCPFMGVSSRTETAIGMSFATTFVMTLASLLSYIVNSYILAPLGLEYLTTMTFILVIAVVVQFTEMVVHKTSANLYRLLGIFLPLITTNCAVLGVALLNLYEQHNFFESIIYGFGAAVGFSLVLIMFSAMREKLANADVPAPFKGSAIAMITAGLMSLAFMGFTGLVKF; encoded by the coding sequence ATGACTGATTATCTCTTGCTACTTGTTGGCACAGTATTAGTAAATAACTTTGTCTTGGTTAAGTTTCTTGGCTTATGTCCATTTATGGGCGTGTCGTCTAGAACTGAAACCGCCATAGGTATGTCTTTTGCGACAACCTTTGTCATGACACTAGCGTCATTACTCAGCTATATCGTAAATAGTTATATTCTTGCACCGTTAGGTTTGGAATATTTAACGACAATGACCTTTATTTTAGTCATTGCCGTTGTCGTACAATTTACTGAAATGGTTGTTCATAAAACTAGTGCTAATTTATACCGCTTATTAGGTATTTTTCTTCCACTGATCACCACTAATTGTGCCGTGCTTGGTGTTGCATTGTTGAATCTTTATGAACAACATAATTTCTTTGAATCAATTATTTATGGTTTCGGTGCTGCTGTTGGTTTTTCTTTGGTATTGATTATGTTTTCAGCCATGCGTGAAAAATTAGCCAATGCCGATGTCCCTGCCCCCTTCAAAGGTTCGGCTATTGCCATGATCACCGCGGGTTTAATGTCACTAGCATTCATGGGCTTTACAGGATTGGTTAAGTTTTAA